The Angustibacter sp. Root456 genome includes the window ATGCCGAGCACGATGAAGCCGAAGTGCGACACCGACGTGTAGGCGATCAGCCGCAGCAGGTCGGTCTGCCCGATCGCGAGCAGCGCGCCGTAGATGATCGACACCAGCGCCAGCACGATGACGACCGGCGTCGCCCAGCGCGAGGCGTCTGGGAACAGCGGCAGGCAGAAGCGGATCATGCCGAAGGTGCCGACCTTGTCGAGCACGCCCACGAGCAGCACGGACACCGGCGCGGGAGCCTCGGCCGCAGCGTCGGGCAGCCAGGTGTGCACGGGGAACATCGGGGCCTTCACCGCGAAGGCGAAGAAGAAGGCCAGGAACATCAGCCGCTCGGCACCCACCCCCATGTCGAGGCCGGTGAGCTTGCTGAGCAGGAAGCCGTCCGCGCCCCCGGGGCCGGCGAAGTAGAGCGCGATGACGCCGACGAGCATCACCAGACCGCCGGCGAGGGAGTAGAGCAGGAACTTCACCGCTGCGTACTGGCGCTGCGCCCCGCCGAAGGACCCGATCAGGAAGTAGACCGGGATCAGCATCGCCTCGAAGAAGACGTAGAACAAGAACACGTCGGTGGCCGCGAAGACGCCGACCATCATCGTCTCGAGCACGAGGAAAAGCGCGAAGTAGTTCTGCTCGCGCCGCCCGACCTCGGGCACGTCGTGCCAGGCGGCCAGGATGCACACCGGCGTCAGGACGACGGCGAGCGCCACGAGCACCAGCGCGATGCCGTCGACGCCGACCGCGTAGCTCACGCCGAACTGCGGGATCCAGCGGTGGTGCTCGGTGAACTGGAACTGCGGGCCGCCGGCCTCGAAGCGCAGGGCCATGGCGATGGTCAGCACCAGCGGCACGAGTGACACCGCGAGGGCGACCTGCTTGGCCCGCCCGGCCAGTCCACGCGGCAGCAGGGCCACGACCACCGCGCCGACGAGCGGCACGGCGCCGATCACCGTCAGCCAGGGGAAGTTCTGCATCATCGGTCCGTTCCGCGTCGCGGGTGGTCAGGGCAGCTGAGGTCAGTCACCGGGTCGGTCACCGGGGCGCTCACCGGATCACCGCCAGCGCGGCCAGCACGACGACGACGCCGGCCAGCATGCTGAGGGCGTACGAGCGCACGAAGCCGTTCTGCCAGCGACGCAGCCGGGCCGACGTCCCGCCGATGAGTGCGGCGAAGCCGCCCACGGCGCCGTCGACGCCCTTGTTGTCGACGAACACCAGCGAGCGGGTCAGGTGCTGGCCCGGGCGCATGAGCACGGCCTCGTTGACGTCGTCCTGCAGCAGGTCGCGGCGGGCCGCGCGGGTGAGCAGCGAGCCGGTCGGCGCCACGAGGGGCACCTGGGCGCGCCAGTACTGCATCCAGGCCAGCGCGATGCCGATCACCACGAGCAGCAGGGTGAGCACCATGAGCACCGGGACGGCGATCACCGGCTCGCCCTCGGCGTGCTCGCCGACGACCGGCGCCAGCCAGTTGGTGATGAGGTTCGTCGGACCCAGGATCAGGCCGAGGAAGGCCGAGCCGACCGCCAGCACCATCATGGGCACGGTCATGAGCAGCGGGGACTCGTGCGGGTGGACGTCGTCCTCCCACCGCCGCTTGCCCTGGAAGGTCATGAAGAACAGGCGCGACATGTAGAACGCCGTGATCCCGGCGCCGATGAGCGCGGCCAGGCCGAAGACCCACGGCCGCCAGCCCTCGCCGATGAACGCGGCCTCGATGATCTTGTCCTTGCTCCAGAAGCCGGCGAACGGCGGGACGCCCAGGATCGCGAGCCACCCGAGCCCGAAGGTGATCCAGGTGATCTTCATGACGCCGGACAGGCCGCCGAACCGGCGCATGTCGACGCGGTCGTTCATACCGTGCATGACCGACCCGGCCCCGAGGAACATGCCGGCCTTGAAGAAGCCGTGCGTGAGCAGGTGGAAGATCGCGAACGCGTAGCCGATCGGGCCGAGGCCGGCAGCCAGCATCATGTAGCCGATCTGGCTCATGGTGGAGGCGGCGAGAGCCTTCTTGATGTCGTCCTTCGCGCAGCCGACGATCGCACCGAACAGCAGCGTGATCGCGCCCACGATGACGACCACCAGCTGCGCGGTGGGCGCGAGGTCGAAGATCGGGTGCGAGCGCACGACGAGGTAGACGCCGGCGGTGACCATCGTGGCCGCGTGGATGAGCGCCGAGACCGGCGTCGGGCCGGCCATGGCGTCACCGAGCCAGGACTGCAAGGGGAACTGCGCCGACTTGCCGCACGCTCCGAGCAGCAGCATCAGGCCGATGGCGGTGAGCGCACCCTCGGACGCGCCGCTCGCGCCCGCGAACACCGAGCGGAAGTCGACCCCGCCGAACTGCACGAACATGATCATGATCGCGACGGACAGGCCGAAGTCGCCGACCCGGTTGGCCACGAACGCCTTCTTGCCGGCGGCCGCGTACGCGGAGTTCTGGTACCAGAAGCCGATGAGCAGGTACGACGCCAGGCCGACGCCCTCCCAGCCGACGTACAGCAGCAGGTAGCTGTCAGCCAGCACCAGCAGCAGCATCGAGGCCACGAAGAGGTTGAGGTAGCCGAAGAAGCGCCGCCGGTCGGCGTCGTGCTCCATGTACGCGATCGAGTACACGTGGATCAGCGAGCCGACGAACGTCACGAGCAGGACGAAGGCCATCGACAGCGGGTCGAGAAGCAGCCCGGCGTCGACCTTGAACGACCCCGCGGGCACCCAGGTGAACAGGTGCTGACCCACCGCGCGCTCGCCGGAGCCCTTGCCGACCATGGCGAAGAACAGCAGCGCCGCGACGACGAACGCGGCCCACGAGGCGGCGGTGCCGAGCAGGTGGCCGAAGCGGTCGGTGCGCCGGCCGCCGAAGAGCAGCACCACGGCGCCGAGCAGCGGCAGCCCGATCAGCAGCCAGGTCAGGGAGAAGACGCCCGACGCTGCGGCGACCTGCGACGTGCCCTCGGCCGCGAGGAGCGATGTGGTGGTCATCTGGGTATCGGTTCCGTTTCGGTTCTCGTGCCCGTCAGAGCTTGAGCAGGTTGGCGTCGTCGACCGAGGCCGAGCGGCGGGCGCGGAAGATGCTCAGGATGATCGCGAGCCCGACGACGACCTCGGCGGCCGCGACGAGCATCACGAACAGCGCCACCACCTGACCGTCGAGGCTGCCCTGCATGCGGGCGAAGGTCACGAACAGCAGGTTGGTCGCGTTGAGCATGAGCTCGACGCCCATGAACACCACGATCGCGTTGCGCCGCAGCAGCACCGTGACCGCACCGATCGCGAACAGGATCGACGCCAGGTACACGTAGTTGGTCAGGTTCATCGCCGGCCCCCCTCCTCGACGTCCTGCTCGATGGCCGGGACGTCACGGTCGAAGTCGTCGGCAGGGCGCACCTGCTGGCGGATGCGCAGCACCCGCGACACCGACAGCTCGCTCGGCGTGCCGTCGGGCAGCAGGGCCGGGGTGTCGACGGCGTTGTGGCGGGCGAAGACGCCCGGGGCCGGCAGGCCCGCCGGCATCCTGCCGGTGCGGAACCGCTCCTCGGCCTGCACGCGCTGGGTGCGCTTGATGCCGAGCCGCTCACGGTGCGCCAGCACCATCGAGCCCATGGCGGCGGTGATCAGCAGGGCGCTGGTGACCTCGAAGGCCCACACGTACTTGCCGAAGATGAGGTTGGCGATGCCGTTGACGTTGCCGTCCGCGTTCGCGTCGGCGAGGCCGAGCGGCTGACCGAAGGTCGCGGAGCCGACGCCGGCGATGAGCAGCACGCCGAGTCCGATCGCGAGCAGCAGGCCCACCCAGCGCTGGCCGGTGATCGTCTCGATCATCGAGTCCGAGGAGTCGACGCCCACCAGCATCAGCACGAACAGGAACAGCATCATCACGGCACCGGTGTAGACGAACACCTGGATGACGCCGAGGAAGTCGGCGTCCTGAGCCAGGTAGATCGCCCCGAGGCTCACCATGACCACCGCCATGCCGAGCGCCGCGTGCACCGCCTTGCGCGCGAAGACCAGACCGAGCGCGGCGAGCACCATGATCGGCCCGAGGATCCAGAACATCACCGTCTCGGCCGAGCCAGGCGACGGGTCACCGGCCGCGAGCAGCTGGGCCGGCAGGACGATGGCGTTCATCGACGGGCCTCCTCGGCCAGTGCCGTGCCCTGCGTCTGCGGGCCGAGGGCCGAGGCCGACTCGTCGCCGAGCTGACCGGCGCGCTCCTCGACCCACGCCTGCTGCTCGGGCGTGGCCTTGTCGACCTCACCGCGGTAGTAGCTCTTGTCGTTCGCGCCCTCGGGCATGGGGTGGGGCGGGGCGAGCATGCCGGCGCGCAGCGGCGCGAGCAGCTGGTCCTTCTCGAAGATGAGCTTGCCGCGGGCGTCGTCGGCGAGCTCGTACTCGTTGGTCATCGTGAGCGCGCGCGTGGGGCACGCCTCGATGCACAGCCCACAGAAGATGCAGCGCAGGTAGTTGATCTGGTAGACGCGGCCGTAGCGCTCACCCGGGGAGTAGCGCGCGTCCTCGGTGTTGTCGGCGCCCTCGACGTAGATGGCGTCAGCCGGGCAGGCCCAGGCGCACAGCTCGCAGCCGATGCACTTCTCCAGACCGTCGGGGTGACGGTTGAGCTGGTGCCGGCCGTGGTACCGCGGCTCGGTGCCGCGCGGCTTCTCGGGGTACTCCTCGGTAGCGACCTTCTTGAACATCGTCGAGAAGGCGACGCCGAAGCCCGCGACCTGGGGCGCCAGCGTGGCCAGCAGCCGCTTCTTGTCGCTCTTGCGGGGCTCGCGGGGCTCGGCATGGCCTCGCCCGCCCTGCGCCGGCGTCGAGTCGCCGGCCGGACGCAGTGATCCGTCAGCCACGAAGATCCTCCTCGGTGGTGCTCGGGGCCGCGCCGGTGAGCGCGCGCTCCGAGTCCGCGGGCCGCGGGCGGGGCCCGCGGGTCACCGCGATGGTCTGGCCGGGCAGTGGTGGCACGGGGTGGCCACCGGCGAACGGGTCGATCTCGCCGAGGTCCCAGCCGCCTTCGTCCGCGCGGCGGGCCGAGCGCGAGTCGACGGCCCAGGCAATGGCGCCACCGATCAGCGCCAG containing:
- a CDS encoding NADH-quinone oxidoreductase subunit M: MQNFPWLTVIGAVPLVGAVVVALLPRGLAGRAKQVALAVSLVPLVLTIAMALRFEAGGPQFQFTEHHRWIPQFGVSYAVGVDGIALVLVALAVVLTPVCILAAWHDVPEVGRREQNYFALFLVLETMMVGVFAATDVFLFYVFFEAMLIPVYFLIGSFGGAQRQYAAVKFLLYSLAGGLVMLVGVIALYFAGPGGADGFLLSKLTGLDMGVGAERLMFLAFFFAFAVKAPMFPVHTWLPDAAAEAPAPVSVLLVGVLDKVGTFGMIRFCLPLFPDASRWATPVVIVLALVSIIYGALLAIGQTDLLRLIAYTSVSHFGFIVLGIFAMTSPGQSGSTLYMVNHGFSTAALFLVAAMLIRRRGSRRIPDYGGWQRVTPLIAGVFLLAGMSSLALPGLSSFVSEFLVLVGTFSRYPAAGVVATVGIILAALYILLMYQRMMTGPRPETVTGTRDLGAREAWVVAPLIVAIIGLGVFPKLVLDVVDPAVKKTMTQVGVTDPAPRVAPAAEGTSK
- the nuoK gene encoding NADH-quinone oxidoreductase subunit NuoK — translated: MNLTNYVYLASILFAIGAVTVLLRRNAIVVFMGVELMLNATNLLFVTFARMQGSLDGQVVALFVMLVAAAEVVVGLAIILSIFRARRSASVDDANLLKL
- the nuoL gene encoding NADH-quinone oxidoreductase subunit L — protein: MTTTSLLAAEGTSQVAAASGVFSLTWLLIGLPLLGAVVLLFGGRRTDRFGHLLGTAASWAAFVVAALLFFAMVGKGSGERAVGQHLFTWVPAGSFKVDAGLLLDPLSMAFVLLVTFVGSLIHVYSIAYMEHDADRRRFFGYLNLFVASMLLLVLADSYLLLYVGWEGVGLASYLLIGFWYQNSAYAAAGKKAFVANRVGDFGLSVAIMIMFVQFGGVDFRSVFAGASGASEGALTAIGLMLLLGACGKSAQFPLQSWLGDAMAGPTPVSALIHAATMVTAGVYLVVRSHPIFDLAPTAQLVVVIVGAITLLFGAIVGCAKDDIKKALAASTMSQIGYMMLAAGLGPIGYAFAIFHLLTHGFFKAGMFLGAGSVMHGMNDRVDMRRFGGLSGVMKITWITFGLGWLAILGVPPFAGFWSKDKIIEAAFIGEGWRPWVFGLAALIGAGITAFYMSRLFFMTFQGKRRWEDDVHPHESPLLMTVPMMVLAVGSAFLGLILGPTNLITNWLAPVVGEHAEGEPVIAVPVLMVLTLLLVVIGIALAWMQYWRAQVPLVAPTGSLLTRAARRDLLQDDVNEAVLMRPGQHLTRSLVFVDNKGVDGAVGGFAALIGGTSARLRRWQNGFVRSYALSMLAGVVVVLAALAVIR
- a CDS encoding NADH-quinone oxidoreductase subunit J, translating into MNAIVLPAQLLAAGDPSPGSAETVMFWILGPIMVLAALGLVFARKAVHAALGMAVVMVSLGAIYLAQDADFLGVIQVFVYTGAVMMLFLFVLMLVGVDSSDSMIETITGQRWVGLLLAIGLGVLLIAGVGSATFGQPLGLADANADGNVNGIANLIFGKYVWAFEVTSALLITAAMGSMVLAHRERLGIKRTQRVQAEERFRTGRMPAGLPAPGVFARHNAVDTPALLPDGTPSELSVSRVLRIRQQVRPADDFDRDVPAIEQDVEEGGRR
- the nuoI gene encoding NADH-quinone oxidoreductase subunit NuoI — encoded protein: MADGSLRPAGDSTPAQGGRGHAEPREPRKSDKKRLLATLAPQVAGFGVAFSTMFKKVATEEYPEKPRGTEPRYHGRHQLNRHPDGLEKCIGCELCAWACPADAIYVEGADNTEDARYSPGERYGRVYQINYLRCIFCGLCIEACPTRALTMTNEYELADDARGKLIFEKDQLLAPLRAGMLAPPHPMPEGANDKSYYRGEVDKATPEQQAWVEERAGQLGDESASALGPQTQGTALAEEARR